One Micromonospora sp. WMMD812 genomic window carries:
- a CDS encoding acyl-CoA dehydrogenase, translating to MPSTLLSRRDLRFLLYDWLDIARLTERPRYAEHSQETFDAVLDLAERVATAHFAPHNRAADLAEPTVDGDRVRTIPEVKAALDVFAGTGLLASTLDASVGGMQLPHAVAAACFAWFQAANVGTSAYPFLTLGNANLLLAHGSPEQVDTWVRPMVEGRFFGTMCLSEPQAGSSLADITTRAEPQDDGTYRLHGTKMWISGGDHELAENIVHLVLARIPGGPPGVKGISLFIVPKVLVGADGALGGRNDVVLVGLNHKMGYRGTTNTLLSFGDGGHRPDGRPGAVGYLVGEPHQGLAQMFHMMNEARIGVGAGATALGYTGYLKSLAYARQRPQGRPLTAKDPTAPQVPIVAHPDVRRMLLAQKSYVEGALALVLYCGRLLDEERTAPDRVGRDRARLLLDVLTPIAKSWPSQWCLAANDLAIQVHGGAGYTRDHDVEQHWRDNRLNPIHEGTHGIQALDLLGRKVTMGEGAGLAVLADTISATVHRARQAGGETAELAGPLGAAVDRISTVTRRLWAGGDPEVALANASLYLEAVGHVVIAWMWLEQVLAVDAAAEAGDTGADADLHAGKRQAARYFFRYELPRTVPQFDLLASLDRTTLEMRDDWF from the coding sequence GTGCCGTCCACCCTGCTCTCCCGCCGTGACCTGCGGTTCCTGCTGTACGACTGGCTGGACATCGCCCGGTTGACCGAGCGGCCCCGCTACGCCGAGCACTCCCAGGAGACCTTCGACGCGGTGCTGGACCTCGCCGAACGGGTGGCCACCGCGCACTTCGCCCCGCACAACCGGGCCGCCGATCTCGCCGAGCCCACCGTCGACGGCGACCGGGTCCGGACGATCCCGGAGGTGAAGGCGGCGCTGGACGTGTTCGCCGGCACCGGGCTGCTGGCGTCCACCCTGGACGCCTCGGTCGGCGGGATGCAGCTGCCGCACGCCGTCGCCGCGGCCTGCTTCGCCTGGTTCCAGGCGGCGAACGTGGGCACCTCGGCGTACCCGTTCCTGACCCTCGGCAACGCCAACCTGCTGCTGGCACACGGCAGCCCGGAACAGGTCGACACCTGGGTACGCCCGATGGTGGAGGGCCGCTTCTTCGGCACCATGTGCCTCTCCGAGCCGCAGGCCGGCAGCTCGCTGGCGGACATCACCACCCGCGCCGAGCCGCAGGACGACGGCACCTACCGGCTGCACGGCACCAAGATGTGGATCTCCGGTGGGGACCACGAGCTGGCCGAGAACATCGTCCACCTGGTGCTGGCGAGGATCCCCGGCGGGCCGCCCGGGGTGAAGGGCATCTCGCTGTTCATCGTGCCGAAGGTGCTGGTCGGCGCGGACGGCGCGCTCGGCGGGCGCAACGACGTCGTGCTGGTCGGCCTCAACCACAAGATGGGCTACCGCGGCACCACCAACACCCTGCTCAGCTTCGGCGACGGCGGGCACCGCCCCGACGGTCGGCCCGGCGCCGTCGGTTACCTCGTCGGCGAGCCGCACCAGGGGTTGGCCCAGATGTTCCACATGATGAACGAGGCGCGCATCGGGGTCGGCGCCGGCGCCACCGCGCTCGGCTACACCGGCTACCTCAAGTCCCTGGCGTACGCCCGGCAGCGGCCACAGGGCCGCCCGCTCACCGCCAAGGACCCCACCGCGCCGCAGGTGCCGATCGTCGCGCATCCCGACGTCCGGCGGATGCTGCTGGCGCAGAAGAGCTACGTGGAGGGCGCGCTGGCGCTGGTGCTCTACTGCGGACGGCTGCTCGACGAGGAGCGGACGGCACCGGACCGGGTCGGCCGCGACCGGGCGCGCCTGCTGCTGGACGTGCTCACCCCGATCGCGAAGAGCTGGCCGTCGCAGTGGTGCCTGGCCGCCAACGACCTGGCGATCCAGGTGCACGGTGGCGCCGGCTACACCCGCGACCACGACGTCGAACAGCACTGGCGGGACAACCGGCTCAACCCGATCCACGAGGGCACCCACGGCATCCAGGCGTTGGACCTGCTCGGCCGCAAGGTCACCATGGGCGAGGGGGCGGGCCTGGCGGTGCTGGCCGACACGATCAGCGCCACGGTCCACCGGGCCCGGCAGGCCGGTGGGGAGACCGCGGAGCTGGCGGGGCCGCTCGGCGCGGCGGTCGACCGGATCTCCACGGTCACCCGCCGGCTGTGGGCCGGCGGCGACCCGGAGGTCGCGCTGGCCAACGCCAGCCTGTACCTGGAGGCCGTCGGCCACGTGGTCATCGCCTGGATGTGGCTGGAGCAGGTGCTCGCCGTGGACGCCGCGGCGGAAGCGGGCGACACCGGCGCGGACGCCGACCTGCATGCCGGCAAGCGGCAGGCGGCCCGCTACTTCTTCCGGTACGAGCTGCCCCGCACCGTCCCGCAGTTCGACCTGTTGGCCAGCCTCGACCGCACGACGCTGGAGATGCGCGACGACTGGTTCTGA
- a CDS encoding ALF repeat-containing protein, whose amino-acid sequence MAVRAALAATTSVIVTSTMLGIPASAVEPPTAADRARCVELIRTGGPAVARAAEVALTGSDADLREFLDTGYAEALAHDNRVRVEYYQEIGGSSVRAAAEAALAGSPADVEEFLETGYQAPLAVDLRVRAAQVMNVGGPQVKSATQKALTGTPQDLERFFFMELGTARTLDDRIRIAQIMTAGGPAVRAAAQQALNGTDRDLREFLVNGQHVARARDQEVSTLSQLVSRAKEAGEMAAEETEAAKNASAQAVEAARLAKAAAERAKAETEAARDSAKRASSAAARAADAAARAADAARTAVGAAKAANNAARLASNAAARAASAATLAGQAASRAFGAAANAATDANQAAAARSAAAAARKVAVDARKAAEASLAAGNAAQAASGAAAAAASAGVNAAAAASAAADAGNYSNVAAAEAARARAAAAAAQRNAAAATRAASAAERFAAQSAQAARQAYQAALDSAAHAEAAAAAADDAAAHAGEAAQAAARATAAANGATTAANAATAAADQAAQVEAAAREADAERLAAQTAQGVADAEEARLAEEAKLAQAAADAAEEARLDEQTRQWLAEASAPGAPSTVVLSSGRRAAARLMKTGGEWTQAAAATALAGSEADLRSFLATGLATAAEEDDRAKVRNIAATTGVAAQKTAADAALTGSHEAVTAFLETRAYPGKATDDRIRIGQIMSSGGPQVRAAGQAALDGTDADRHAFLMTGQYAAAEQDDRIRVAQIMNAGGPEVKSAAQVALTGPRAYLKDFLTDGQFRAQKRDAEAATHVARVRGLVAEASRYAADARKDAAEAQRVAAIARQAAADAARYAEQAAAAASQAAAYANEARTSAEQAAVSAQQAAQSAQVARNAAAAAQRDAEAAAKSAATATAAAARASSYASAAQRAADQARASALAAGKSAQEAAADAKIALDAAIQLQRQEQAQGGPDGPQWHVPVPGQDPPLDPPFRLGNQLLGNNLLAQAAMKLWGGTCYAGDKQMICYNVRTPNGRPMTIGDYLLYPQGPDDLIDELEDEAAVRDALRANGVDAGTYGPDLLEHEARHSDQWQHFSPPHFLALYFSGTGLSYLLTGTDGDANPWEIGANPWKGGYWDYGNEPTQPSWLEPVAKCMLGLCW is encoded by the coding sequence ATGGCGGTACGGGCCGCCCTCGCCGCCACCACCAGTGTGATCGTCACCTCGACGATGTTGGGGATTCCGGCCAGCGCGGTGGAACCCCCGACGGCGGCCGACCGGGCCCGCTGCGTCGAGCTGATCCGCACCGGCGGCCCCGCGGTCGCCCGAGCGGCGGAGGTGGCTCTGACCGGCTCGGACGCGGACCTGCGGGAGTTCCTCGACACCGGCTACGCGGAGGCGTTGGCGCACGACAACCGGGTCCGGGTGGAGTACTACCAGGAGATCGGCGGCAGCAGCGTCCGCGCGGCGGCCGAGGCGGCGCTGGCCGGTTCCCCCGCCGACGTCGAGGAGTTCCTGGAGACCGGCTACCAGGCGCCGCTGGCGGTCGACCTGCGGGTGCGGGCGGCCCAGGTGATGAACGTGGGCGGCCCGCAGGTGAAGTCGGCGACGCAGAAGGCGCTGACCGGGACCCCGCAGGACCTGGAGCGCTTCTTCTTCATGGAGCTGGGCACCGCCCGGACGCTCGACGACCGGATCCGGATCGCGCAGATCATGACCGCCGGCGGCCCGGCCGTCCGTGCGGCGGCCCAGCAGGCGCTGAACGGGACCGACCGGGACCTGCGCGAGTTCCTGGTCAACGGGCAGCACGTGGCGCGGGCCCGGGACCAGGAGGTGAGCACGCTCTCCCAACTGGTCAGCCGGGCCAAGGAGGCCGGCGAGATGGCGGCCGAGGAGACCGAGGCCGCGAAGAACGCCTCCGCGCAGGCGGTGGAGGCGGCACGGCTGGCCAAGGCGGCCGCCGAGCGGGCCAAGGCGGAGACCGAGGCGGCCCGGGACTCGGCCAAGCGGGCGTCCAGCGCCGCGGCGCGGGCGGCGGACGCGGCGGCCCGGGCGGCGGACGCGGCGCGTACCGCGGTCGGCGCGGCGAAGGCGGCCAACAACGCGGCGCGGCTGGCGTCGAACGCGGCCGCGCGGGCCGCGTCGGCGGCGACGCTCGCCGGGCAGGCCGCCTCGCGGGCGTTCGGGGCGGCGGCCAACGCGGCCACCGACGCGAACCAGGCCGCGGCGGCGCGGTCAGCGGCGGCGGCGGCTCGCAAGGTGGCGGTCGACGCCCGCAAGGCGGCCGAGGCGTCGCTGGCCGCGGGCAACGCGGCGCAGGCGGCGAGCGGCGCGGCCGCAGCGGCGGCGAGCGCCGGTGTCAACGCGGCCGCCGCGGCCTCGGCGGCCGCCGACGCGGGCAACTACTCGAACGTGGCGGCGGCGGAGGCGGCGCGGGCCCGGGCGGCGGCCGCGGCGGCGCAGCGCAACGCGGCGGCGGCGACGCGCGCCGCGAGCGCGGCCGAGCGGTTCGCCGCACAGTCGGCGCAGGCCGCGCGGCAGGCGTACCAGGCGGCACTCGACTCGGCGGCACACGCGGAGGCGGCGGCCGCGGCGGCCGACGACGCCGCGGCCCACGCGGGCGAGGCGGCCCAGGCGGCGGCCCGCGCGACGGCCGCCGCGAACGGGGCGACGACGGCGGCGAACGCGGCGACCGCCGCCGCCGACCAGGCCGCGCAGGTCGAGGCGGCCGCCCGTGAGGCGGACGCCGAGCGCCTGGCCGCGCAGACCGCGCAGGGCGTGGCGGACGCGGAGGAGGCGCGCCTCGCCGAGGAGGCGAAGCTGGCGCAGGCCGCGGCGGACGCGGCCGAGGAAGCGCGGCTGGACGAGCAGACCCGGCAGTGGCTGGCCGAGGCGAGCGCCCCCGGTGCTCCCTCGACCGTCGTGCTCTCCAGCGGCCGCCGGGCGGCGGCGCGGCTGATGAAGACCGGTGGCGAGTGGACCCAGGCGGCGGCGGCCACCGCGCTCGCGGGTTCCGAGGCCGACCTGCGCAGCTTCCTCGCCACCGGGCTGGCGACGGCCGCGGAGGAGGACGACCGGGCCAAGGTGCGCAACATCGCGGCCACCACCGGCGTCGCGGCCCAGAAGACGGCGGCGGACGCGGCCCTGACCGGGTCCCACGAGGCCGTCACGGCCTTCCTGGAGACCCGGGCCTACCCGGGCAAGGCGACCGACGACCGGATCCGGATCGGCCAGATCATGAGCAGCGGCGGGCCGCAGGTGCGGGCCGCGGGGCAGGCGGCGCTGGACGGCACCGACGCCGATCGGCACGCGTTCCTGATGACCGGCCAGTACGCCGCGGCGGAGCAGGACGACCGGATCCGGGTCGCCCAGATCATGAACGCGGGCGGGCCCGAGGTGAAGTCCGCCGCCCAGGTCGCACTTACCGGCCCGCGGGCGTACCTGAAGGACTTCCTCACCGACGGGCAGTTCCGCGCGCAGAAGCGGGACGCGGAGGCGGCCACCCACGTCGCCCGGGTCCGCGGCCTGGTCGCCGAGGCGTCGCGGTACGCGGCCGACGCCCGCAAGGACGCCGCGGAGGCGCAACGGGTGGCGGCGATCGCCCGCCAGGCGGCCGCGGACGCGGCCCGCTACGCCGAGCAGGCGGCTGCCGCGGCCAGCCAGGCCGCCGCGTACGCCAACGAGGCCCGCACGTCGGCGGAGCAGGCGGCGGTGTCGGCGCAGCAGGCGGCACAGTCGGCGCAGGTGGCCCGCAACGCCGCGGCCGCCGCCCAGCGCGACGCGGAGGCCGCGGCGAAGTCCGCGGCCACGGCGACCGCCGCGGCGGCCCGGGCCAGCTCGTACGCGAGCGCCGCCCAGCGGGCCGCCGACCAGGCCCGTGCCTCGGCGCTGGCCGCGGGCAAGAGCGCCCAGGAAGCGGCGGCGGACGCGAAGATCGCCCTCGACGCCGCGATCCAGTTGCAGCGGCAGGAGCAGGCGCAGGGTGGTCCCGACGGGCCCCAGTGGCACGTGCCGGTGCCGGGGCAGGACCCGCCGCTGGATCCGCCGTTCCGGCTCGGCAACCAGCTGCTCGGCAACAACCTGCTCGCCCAGGCGGCCATGAAGCTGTGGGGCGGGACGTGCTACGCGGGCGACAAGCAGATGATCTGCTACAACGTGCGGACCCCGAACGGTCGGCCGATGACCATCGGTGACTACCTGCTCTACCCGCAGGGGCCGGACGATCTGATCGACGAGTTGGAGGACGAGGCGGCGGTCCGGGACGCTCTGCGCGCGAACGGCGTCGACGCCGGGACGTACGGCCCGGACCTGCTCGAGCACGAGGCACGCCACTCGGACCAGTGGCAGCACTTCAGCCCGCCGCACTTCCTGGCCCTCTACTTCTCCGGCACGGGCCTGTCGTACCTGCTCACCGGCACCGACGGTGACGCCAACCCGTGGGAGATCGGGGCCAACCCGTGGAAGGGCGGATACTGGGACTATGGCAACGAGCCGACCCAGCCGAGCTGGCTTGAACCGGTGGCCAAGTGCATGCTCGGCCTCTGCTGGTGA
- a CDS encoding methyltransferase domain-containing protein: protein MSRAGQDNPTETAGEEYTRRLQRLGGARWKRMLDVQAPYRWNLRRLHLGRTLDVGSGLGRNLANLDGNGVGVDHNPTSVAHSRAAGFEAYTVEEFLRSAHARPDAFDSLLAAHLLEHLPADEAHAVIASYLPFVRSGGTAVFITPQERGYRSDASHVRFVGFPEAAAACHELGLTVLRQYSFPFPRALGRVFTYNEFVTVARLP from the coding sequence ATGAGTCGGGCAGGCCAGGACAATCCCACGGAGACCGCGGGCGAGGAGTACACCCGGCGGCTGCAACGGCTCGGCGGCGCGCGCTGGAAGCGGATGCTCGACGTGCAGGCGCCCTACCGGTGGAACCTGCGCCGGCTGCACCTCGGCCGGACGCTGGACGTCGGCTCCGGCCTCGGTCGCAACCTCGCGAACCTCGACGGCAACGGCGTCGGGGTGGACCACAACCCGACGTCGGTGGCGCACAGCCGGGCGGCCGGGTTCGAGGCGTACACGGTCGAGGAGTTCCTCCGGTCCGCGCACGCCCGGCCCGACGCGTTCGACTCGCTGCTCGCCGCGCACCTGCTCGAGCACCTGCCGGCCGACGAGGCCCACGCGGTGATCGCGTCGTACCTGCCGTTCGTCCGGTCCGGCGGCACGGCGGTGTTCATCACGCCGCAGGAGCGGGGCTACCGCAGCGACGCGTCACACGTGCGCTTCGTGGGCTTCCCCGAAGCCGCCGCGGCCTGCCACGAACTCGGCCTGACCGTGCTGCGGCAATACTCGTTCCCGTTCCCCCGCGCCCTCGGGCGCGTCTTCACCTACAACGAGTTCGTGACGGTGGCCCGACTGCCCTGA
- a CDS encoding dienelactone hydrolase family protein: MRTTTVDVKTADGVADAYLVRPDGEGPFPAVLVFMDAFGLRPRLAEMAERIAARGYLVLAPNLFYRAGRAPLFDLSRLGEPDQRGAIFGQIMPHIGALTPDVVSRDTGAYLDFLAARDDVAAGPAAAVGYCMGGMNALRAIEAHPDRIAALASFHAGRVVTDAPDSPHRGVGSVTGELYFGHADQDGSMTAAQIAELERTLDAAAVRYRSEVYPGAAHGFTMADTPQYDAPATERHWAAMFELLDRTFGR, from the coding sequence GTGCGCACCACGACGGTGGACGTCAAGACCGCGGACGGGGTCGCGGACGCGTACCTCGTGCGGCCCGACGGCGAGGGTCCGTTCCCGGCCGTCCTCGTCTTCATGGACGCGTTCGGACTGCGGCCCCGGCTGGCCGAGATGGCCGAGCGGATCGCCGCCCGGGGCTACCTGGTGCTGGCGCCCAACCTGTTCTACCGGGCCGGCCGGGCGCCGCTGTTCGACCTGTCCCGGCTGGGCGAACCGGACCAACGGGGCGCCATCTTCGGCCAGATCATGCCGCACATCGGAGCGCTGACGCCCGACGTGGTCAGTCGGGACACCGGGGCGTACCTGGATTTCCTCGCGGCGCGTGACGACGTCGCCGCCGGGCCGGCCGCCGCGGTGGGGTACTGCATGGGCGGGATGAACGCGCTGCGCGCCATCGAGGCGCACCCCGACCGGATCGCCGCGCTGGCCAGCTTCCACGCCGGCCGGGTGGTCACCGACGCACCCGACAGCCCGCACCGGGGCGTGGGCTCGGTCACCGGCGAGCTGTACTTCGGTCACGCCGACCAGGACGGGTCGATGACCGCCGCGCAGATCGCGGAGCTGGAGCGGACCCTGGACGCCGCCGCGGTGCGGTACCGGTCGGAGGTGTACCCGGGGGCGGCCCACGGCTTCACAATGGCCGACACCCCGCAGTACGACGCCCCGGCCACCGAACGGCACTGGGCCGCGATGTTCGAGCTGCTCGACCGCACGTTCGGCCGCTGA
- a CDS encoding GNAT family N-acetyltransferase, translating to MRTIASHRLALRPWRDDDADFLLDLESRWEVVRFLGAHPTTMRTREDALASIARRRAVDDPVHGIWAITTAAEDRLVGNLLLKPIRRSTSQADTGRDDVEIGWHLHPDAWGHGYATEAAAAVLDDAFRRGLARVLAVTDPENHASQAVCRRLGMTHLGRTTRYYDTPNELFEKLPG from the coding sequence GTGCGCACCATCGCCAGCCACCGTCTCGCGCTGCGCCCGTGGCGCGACGACGACGCCGATTTCCTCCTGGACCTCGAGTCGCGCTGGGAGGTCGTGCGCTTCCTGGGCGCCCATCCCACGACCATGCGCACCCGCGAGGACGCCCTCGCCTCGATCGCCCGGCGGCGCGCTGTGGACGACCCGGTGCACGGCATCTGGGCCATCACCACGGCTGCGGAGGACCGACTGGTCGGAAACCTTCTGCTCAAGCCGATACGCCGGTCGACCAGCCAGGCTGACACCGGGCGGGACGACGTCGAGATCGGCTGGCATCTGCATCCGGACGCCTGGGGTCACGGCTACGCCACCGAGGCGGCGGCGGCGGTCCTCGACGACGCGTTCCGCCGCGGTCTGGCGCGAGTCCTCGCCGTCACCGACCCCGAGAACCACGCCTCCCAGGCCGTCTGCCGGCGGCTCGGCATGACGCACCTGGGCCGCACGACGAGGTACTACGACACGCCGAACGAGCTGTTCGAGAAGCTGCCCGGATGA
- a CDS encoding ATP-binding protein: MPDPEHRLRPVADTVELFGCRLTIVDPDALLALARTGPVTLRLDGPFPAPVDQVQLTLTTTTAAGTPTCRLAATIRTTPAGRADNPLRWLAVGAAGPAGVLLVRRLAATGVPVGPLAARAGRVAAEASRRLGLDRPAPAVVAERPPVGDPAGVAVLRAAVELGLDPEITDEPAVGGGRLVTVRAETPAGAVTPAHVRALVTVVLQVVREIAGDDPEPRVLRGGTYVLARPTGPTPARPAPPSESVTLDQVGGLDEVVARFREIAISFRHPQVMARWGARRPQGILLYGPPGTGKTMLARALANEIGAEFREIRTPEILDKWLGGSERNIKQIFREARRYRGPTVLLFDEFDSIISYAGAGGDAASQAVNAVAGIFKQEMNTLIEENPNVIVVATTNFPQRVDASLIRSGRFDVKLSIPPPDEAGRGEIITKMIRELVDRHESTAFRMFADDVDPAGLAALSPGLTGADLREVLRRVQLAKAMREATGGAPVGPISQDDLREAIAGLRRG; encoded by the coding sequence ATGCCGGACCCGGAGCACCGCCTGCGGCCGGTCGCCGACACCGTCGAGCTCTTCGGCTGCCGGCTCACCATCGTCGACCCCGACGCGCTCCTCGCGCTGGCGCGCACCGGGCCGGTCACGCTGCGGCTGGACGGCCCGTTCCCCGCACCGGTCGACCAGGTCCAGCTCACCCTGACCACGACCACCGCCGCCGGGACGCCGACCTGCCGGCTGGCCGCCACGATCCGCACCACCCCGGCCGGACGCGCCGACAACCCGCTGCGCTGGCTCGCGGTCGGCGCTGCCGGCCCCGCCGGCGTGCTGCTCGTGCGCCGACTCGCCGCGACCGGCGTACCGGTCGGGCCGCTGGCCGCCCGGGCCGGGCGGGTGGCGGCCGAGGCGTCCCGCCGGCTCGGCCTGGACCGTCCGGCTCCCGCGGTGGTGGCCGAGCGGCCGCCGGTCGGCGACCCGGCCGGCGTGGCGGTGCTGCGCGCGGCCGTCGAGCTGGGGCTCGACCCGGAGATCACCGACGAGCCGGCCGTCGGCGGCGGCCGGCTCGTCACCGTACGCGCCGAGACGCCCGCCGGGGCGGTCACCCCGGCGCACGTGCGGGCCCTGGTCACGGTGGTCCTCCAGGTCGTCCGCGAGATCGCCGGCGACGACCCGGAGCCCCGGGTGCTGCGCGGCGGGACGTACGTGCTCGCCCGCCCGACCGGCCCGACGCCGGCGCGCCCGGCGCCGCCCAGCGAGTCGGTCACCCTCGACCAGGTCGGCGGCCTCGACGAGGTGGTCGCCCGGTTCCGGGAGATCGCGATCTCGTTCCGCCATCCCCAGGTGATGGCACGCTGGGGGGCCCGCCGGCCGCAGGGCATCCTGCTGTACGGCCCGCCGGGCACCGGCAAGACCATGCTGGCCCGGGCCCTGGCCAACGAGATCGGCGCGGAGTTCCGGGAGATCCGCACCCCGGAGATCCTGGACAAGTGGCTCGGCGGTTCCGAGCGGAACATCAAGCAGATCTTCCGCGAGGCGCGCCGGTACCGCGGGCCGACCGTGCTGCTCTTCGACGAGTTCGACAGCATCATCAGCTACGCCGGAGCCGGCGGCGACGCCGCGAGCCAGGCGGTGAACGCGGTGGCCGGGATCTTCAAGCAGGAGATGAACACGCTGATCGAGGAGAACCCGAACGTCATCGTGGTGGCCACCACGAACTTCCCGCAGCGTGTGGACGCCTCGCTGATCCGCTCCGGCCGGTTCGACGTCAAGTTGTCGATCCCGCCGCCGGACGAGGCCGGTCGCGGCGAGATCATCACCAAGATGATCCGGGAACTCGTCGACCGCCACGAGTCCACCGCCTTCCGGATGTTCGCCGACGACGTCGACCCGGCCGGGCTGGCCGCCCTCAGCCCCGGGCTGACCGGCGCGGACCTCCGCGAGGTGCTGCGCCGGGTGCAACTCGCGAAGGCGATGCGCGAGGCGACCGGTGGTGCGCCGGTCGGCCCGATCAGCCAGGATGACCTGCGGGAGGCGATCGCCGGGCTACGCCGCGGCTGA
- a CDS encoding class I SAM-dependent methyltransferase yields MGNPTRWATDTGPEHSQWYIDRFRRLAAEGVDLAGEARLVDALVPPASRILDAGSGTGRVGAALAARGHTVVGVDADPALVDAARTDHPGPRWLVADLAELDLPAAGEAEPFDAAVLAGNVLAFVAVGTEPEVLRRLAAHLRPDGVLAVGFGTDRGYPLTAFDADAVAAGLRLEHRFATWDLRPWRDDADFAVTLLRRPADRHRHQPAADTTSRP; encoded by the coding sequence ATGGGCAATCCGACCCGCTGGGCCACCGACACCGGGCCCGAGCACTCGCAGTGGTACATCGACCGGTTCCGCCGGCTCGCGGCCGAGGGGGTGGACCTCGCCGGCGAGGCTCGCCTGGTCGACGCGCTGGTCCCGCCCGCCTCGCGGATCCTCGATGCGGGGTCGGGCACCGGGCGGGTGGGTGCCGCCCTGGCCGCGCGGGGTCACACGGTGGTCGGCGTGGACGCCGATCCGGCGCTGGTGGACGCGGCCCGCACCGACCATCCCGGCCCGCGCTGGCTGGTCGCCGACCTGGCGGAACTGGACCTGCCGGCGGCCGGCGAGGCGGAGCCGTTCGACGCGGCAGTGCTGGCCGGCAACGTGCTGGCCTTCGTCGCGGTCGGCACGGAGCCGGAGGTGCTGCGCCGGCTCGCCGCGCACCTGCGCCCGGACGGCGTGCTGGCAGTCGGCTTCGGCACCGACCGGGGCTACCCGCTGACCGCGTTCGACGCCGACGCGGTCGCCGCCGGGCTGCGCCTGGAGCACCGCTTCGCGACCTGGGACCTGCGTCCCTGGCGGGACGACGCCGACTTCGCCGTCACCCTGCTGCGCCGCCCGGCCGACCGACACCGGCACCAACCAGCCGCCGACACCACAAGCCGGCCGTAG
- a CDS encoding helix-turn-helix domain-containing protein: protein MSDASTGPGESGADRQPIWARPERGSRGPTPGHNRDDIVAAAIALADAQGIGAVSMRALATALGTSAGSLYRYLSSRDDLLDLMTDRAAGELRPYPESDGDWLDTMLLLARRQLALYRRHPWLVDVNHRASGVGPQSLAWFDNCLRVLEPIPCAATAKFEAIAMMTGVVSLFARSEATAQPVTFAGLDLTAYPHLVAAFTRPTVPAPGTDLFERTLRSLLTGLLAAEPAD, encoded by the coding sequence GTGAGCGACGCATCCACGGGGCCCGGCGAGAGCGGTGCCGACCGGCAGCCGATCTGGGCCAGGCCGGAGCGCGGCAGCCGTGGACCGACCCCGGGACACAACCGGGACGACATCGTGGCGGCCGCCATCGCCCTGGCCGACGCCCAGGGCATCGGCGCGGTGTCGATGCGCGCGCTGGCCACCGCGCTGGGCACCAGCGCCGGATCGCTCTACCGGTACCTGTCGTCTCGCGACGACCTGCTGGACCTGATGACCGACCGGGCCGCGGGCGAACTGCGGCCCTATCCGGAGTCGGACGGCGACTGGCTGGACACCATGCTGCTGCTGGCCCGCCGGCAACTGGCGCTGTACCGGCGCCACCCGTGGCTGGTCGACGTGAACCACCGGGCGTCCGGCGTCGGCCCGCAGAGCCTGGCCTGGTTCGACAACTGCCTACGGGTCCTGGAGCCGATTCCTTGCGCGGCCACCGCCAAGTTCGAGGCGATCGCGATGATGACCGGGGTGGTCAGCCTCTTCGCCCGCAGCGAGGCCACCGCCCAGCCGGTCACCTTCGCCGGCCTCGACCTCACGGCGTACCCGCATCTGGTCGCCGCCTTCACCCGACCCACGGTGCCCGCTCCCGGCACGGACCTCTTCGAGCGGACCCTCCGGAGCCTGCTGACCGGGCTGCTCGCCGCCGAGCCCGCCGACTGA
- a CDS encoding spermidine synthase, with amino-acid sequence MGARFEELAWRETPIGVISLRRRRDPALEVEVYEVKLDDEFLMSSLFPVAEIELARLGLAPLGGERLEVVVGGLGLGYTARTALDDQRVGSLLVVEAIEDVIDWHRRGLLPFAAGLADDPRTRFVHADFFAAAGGAGFDPEQPDRRFHAVLLDVDHSPRHVLHPSHAAFYTPEGLRRLADHLHPGGVFALWSDDPPDPEFEAVLAAVFATSGAHVVPFPNPLTGGESANTVYVAQRAP; translated from the coding sequence GTGGGCGCGCGCTTCGAGGAACTGGCCTGGCGGGAGACCCCGATCGGCGTCATCAGCCTGCGCCGGCGGCGCGACCCCGCGCTTGAGGTCGAGGTGTACGAGGTCAAGCTCGACGACGAGTTCCTGATGTCCAGCCTCTTCCCGGTCGCGGAGATCGAGCTGGCCCGGCTGGGCCTGGCCCCGCTCGGCGGGGAACGCCTCGAGGTGGTCGTCGGCGGCCTCGGCCTCGGCTACACCGCCCGCACCGCCCTCGACGACCAGCGGGTCGGCTCGCTGCTGGTGGTCGAGGCGATCGAGGACGTGATCGACTGGCACCGTCGCGGCCTGCTGCCGTTCGCGGCCGGGCTGGCGGACGACCCGCGGACCCGGTTCGTCCACGCCGACTTCTTCGCCGCCGCCGGCGGTGCCGGGTTCGACCCGGAGCAGCCCGACCGCCGCTTCCACGCCGTGCTGCTGGACGTGGACCACTCCCCCCGGCACGTGCTGCACCCGAGCCACGCCGCCTTCTACACACCGGAAGGGCTGCGCCGGCTCGCCGACCACCTGCACCCCGGCGGGGTGTTCGCCCTGTGGTCGGACGACCCGCCGGACCCGGAATTCGAGGCGGTCCTCGCCGCGGTGTTCGCCACCTCCGGGGCGCACGTCGTCCCGTTTCCCAACCCGCTGACCGGTGGGGAGTCGGCGAACACCGTCTACGTCGCGCAACGGGCCCCCTGA